In one Acidimicrobiia bacterium genomic region, the following are encoded:
- a CDS encoding class I SAM-dependent methyltransferase, translated as MTNVAPDGSPVAVYKALPVEPDLGLVRSVLRPGATVLDLGTGVGRIANALARAGHTVVAVDNAPIMLAEVVGAEPVLGDVYTLNLGRRFDAVLALSHLIDSRVRAQRRDLLRVCRRHVHDDGVVLVQRYPRGWTPVEGGANTIGDIGVHLHDVEMLGDGFAAQVTYSIGDRDWTQVFEAAVVDDAELTALAAEAGLVVREMLDDDGAWVVLEPVPAPASR; from the coding sequence ATGACGAACGTCGCGCCCGACGGCTCGCCGGTGGCGGTGTACAAGGCGCTCCCGGTCGAGCCGGACCTCGGGCTCGTGCGCTCCGTGCTGCGTCCGGGCGCGACCGTGCTCGACCTCGGAACCGGGGTCGGGCGGATCGCGAACGCGCTGGCGCGCGCCGGGCACACGGTCGTCGCCGTCGACAACGCGCCGATAATGCTCGCGGAGGTCGTCGGCGCGGAGCCGGTGCTCGGCGACGTGTACACGTTGAATCTCGGTCGACGGTTCGACGCGGTGCTCGCGCTCAGCCATCTGATCGACAGCCGCGTCCGCGCGCAACGACGCGACCTGCTGCGCGTGTGTCGCCGGCATGTTCACGACGACGGTGTGGTGCTCGTGCAGCGCTATCCGCGCGGCTGGACGCCCGTCGAGGGTGGTGCGAACACCATCGGCGACATCGGCGTGCACCTGCACGACGTCGAGATGCTCGGCGACGGCTTCGCGGCCCAGGTCACGTACTCGATCGGCGATCGCGATTGGACGCAGGTGTTCGAGGCCGCGGTCGTCGACGACGCCGAGCTGACCGCGCTCGCGGCCGAGGCCGGCCTCGTGGTGCGCGAGATGCTCGACGACGATGGCGCCTGGGTCGTGCTCGAGCCCGTGCCCGCACCCGCGTCACGCTGA
- a CDS encoding metalloregulator ArsR/SmtB family transcription factor, with amino-acid sequence MPESRAETELDAVFAALADPTRRDVVRALGQAPTSASELAARMPVSRQAIAKHLALLATAGLVDSSRDGRQVRYTLTPGAFSDAVAWMTDVGAAWDARLAALRRHVG; translated from the coding sequence GTGCCTGAGTCGCGCGCCGAGACGGAGCTCGACGCGGTGTTCGCGGCGCTCGCCGATCCGACGCGGCGCGACGTCGTGCGCGCGCTCGGCCAGGCGCCGACGAGCGCGTCGGAGCTCGCGGCGCGTATGCCGGTGTCGCGTCAGGCGATCGCGAAGCATCTGGCGTTGCTCGCGACTGCGGGTCTCGTCGACTCGTCGCGCGACGGCCGGCAGGTTCGCTACACGCTCACGCCCGGCGCGTTCTCCGACGCGGTCGCGTGGATGACCGATGTCGGCGCGGCGTGGGACGCGCGCCTCGCCGCGCTCCGCCGCCACGTCGGCTGA
- a CDS encoding SRPBCC domain-containing protein, giving the protein MAEPTDTATVERTAAFPVPPDVLWDALTDPDLLAEWFGNVDFDLEPGGAITDGDTLGDAGEPATIGVVETIEPPRRVGFVWIAPGSDTPSSVELEIDDDVDSDDGCGSILRVREVRIEPRWEPRPDWFTPAPRACAGAGPRA; this is encoded by the coding sequence ATGGCCGAACCGACCGACACCGCGACCGTGGAGCGCACCGCCGCCTTCCCGGTCCCGCCCGATGTGCTCTGGGACGCGCTGACCGATCCCGATCTGCTCGCCGAGTGGTTCGGGAACGTCGATTTCGACCTCGAGCCCGGCGGCGCGATCACCGACGGCGACACGCTCGGCGACGCGGGGGAGCCCGCGACGATCGGTGTCGTGGAGACGATCGAGCCGCCGCGCCGCGTCGGGTTCGTGTGGATCGCGCCGGGTTCCGATACCCCGTCGTCGGTGGAGCTCGAGATCGACGACGACGTCGACTCGGACGACGGCTGCGGCAGCATCCTTCGTGTGCGCGAAGTGCGCATCGAGCCGCGCTGGGAGCCGCGCCCCGACTGGTTCACGCCGGCGCCGCGCGCGTGCGCGGGCGCCGGACCTCGTGCCTGA